In Trichocoleus desertorum NBK24, the following are encoded in one genomic region:
- a CDS encoding cyanophycinase encodes MVININQAQMGSHSPTTSQGQLVIIGGAEDKQGDCKILREFVRRSGGRQAKIVVMTVATELPKEVGDNYIQVFERLGAEQVRVVDTDSREEAEAPEALATIREATGVFFTGGKQDRITKYIKDTKLDQLLHQLYAQGLIIAGTSAGASMMSDAMIVEGEAETHPRIEIVETDDGLSFMPEAVIDQHFAQRGRLGRLLSAVAEQPHLLGIGIDENTAIVVSGGQMTVIGEGAVTIVDLQDLIYSNLHNLLKDEGLALCGVKLHILPDGYTFDINSRSAVVEVSPPKAA; translated from the coding sequence ATGGTCATTAACATCAATCAAGCACAGATGGGAAGTCATTCCCCTACCACCAGCCAAGGGCAGCTTGTAATCATTGGTGGAGCAGAGGATAAACAGGGAGATTGTAAAATTCTGCGCGAGTTTGTTCGTCGCTCTGGGGGTCGCCAAGCCAAGATTGTTGTAATGACCGTGGCAACAGAGCTACCAAAAGAAGTGGGAGATAATTACATCCAGGTGTTTGAACGCCTAGGTGCAGAACAGGTGCGTGTAGTAGATACAGACAGTCGTGAGGAGGCTGAAGCGCCTGAAGCTCTAGCAACCATTCGAGAAGCTACTGGGGTCTTTTTTACAGGTGGAAAACAGGATCGAATTACCAAATACATTAAGGACACAAAACTAGATCAGCTTCTACACCAGCTCTACGCTCAGGGGCTGATCATTGCTGGCACCAGTGCAGGGGCGAGCATGATGTCTGATGCCATGATTGTGGAAGGGGAAGCTGAAACCCACCCCCGAATTGAAATTGTAGAGACGGATGATGGGCTTAGCTTTATGCCTGAAGCGGTGATTGATCAGCATTTTGCCCAAAGAGGACGACTCGGACGGCTACTGTCGGCTGTAGCGGAACAACCCCACCTGTTAGGCATCGGTATTGATGAAAATACCGCGATTGTGGTTAGTGGTGGGCAGATGACCGTGATTGGTGAGGGTGCTGTGACGATTGTGGATTTGCAAGATTTGATCTACTCGAATTTGCATAACCTGCTCAAAGATGAAGGTTTAGCACTTTGTGGGGTCAAACTACATATTCTTCCTGATGGATACACCTTCGATATAAACTCGCGATCGGCTGTTGTAGAAGTAAGCCCTCCTAAAGCAGCCTAA
- a CDS encoding DUF4327 family protein — protein sequence MNRFIHASITAIQDEARCLVEQGVVSRHKPIYALFRYFPVRKWQEVEQELEANDFLLRDPIGDLISHDQWMND from the coding sequence ATGAACCGCTTTATTCATGCCTCTATTACAGCTATTCAAGATGAAGCCCGGTGTTTAGTCGAGCAGGGAGTTGTTAGCCGTCACAAACCTATCTATGCCCTATTTCGTTATTTTCCAGTTCGTAAGTGGCAGGAGGTTGAGCAGGAGCTAGAAGCCAATGACTTCCTCCTACGAGACCCCATTGGTGACTTGATTAGTCATGATCAATGGATGAATGATTAA
- the hflX gene encoding GTPase HflX, whose translation MYEQRQPSDRFCTPELAQELAAISTAIHHPVCIYLNRRGQVMRVAVGTPAQTQLSDQELPRHSAERLSGVRCLATQLKVDPPDTPSLTAAARQRLDALITLCTANGSSSNGGKAKNGTSSEIQSTYLVHLVPDLDQPYEISPPFSLKELTEQDFDDLVDDWEKEFRAAGYGAFQFEEKGDGQDKILLVGLMTEDLSPQRFQDGLEELVRLAESAGGTVLETMIQKRSQPHPQTVVGQGKVDEIAQKAQAIGANLVVFDRDISASQIRNLEAQMNLRVVDRTELILDIFAQRAQSQAGKLQVELAQLEYMLPRLRGRGQAMSRLGGGIGTRGPGETKLETERRTIQRRINQLQQEVNQLQAHRSRLRQQRQHNEIPTVALAGYTNAGKSTLLNTLTHAEVYTADQLFATLDPTTRRLAITDPETQSQRSLLLTDTVGFIHELPPPLMDAFRATLEEVTEADAVLHVVDLSHPAWESHIQSVQVVLADLPTVSGPTLLVFNKVDQVESEALAAAQQTYPDAVFISATKGLGLETLKQRLLHIAKPATDAKVTEEV comes from the coding sequence TTGTACGAACAGCGGCAACCGAGCGATCGCTTTTGTACCCCAGAGCTAGCTCAAGAGTTAGCAGCTATCAGTACCGCGATTCATCACCCTGTCTGTATCTACCTCAATCGACGGGGACAGGTGATGCGAGTAGCAGTGGGGACACCAGCGCAAACCCAACTGTCAGATCAAGAACTACCCCGCCACAGTGCGGAACGCTTGAGCGGAGTTCGATGTTTGGCGACACAGCTCAAAGTAGATCCGCCTGACACTCCCAGTCTCACGGCAGCCGCTCGGCAACGCTTAGATGCGCTAATCACCCTTTGTACTGCCAACGGTTCCAGCTCGAATGGTGGAAAAGCTAAGAATGGAACCTCCAGTGAGATTCAGTCTACTTATTTAGTGCATCTCGTGCCTGATCTCGATCAGCCTTACGAGATTTCTCCACCTTTTTCCTTGAAAGAACTCACTGAGCAAGATTTTGATGATTTAGTTGATGATTGGGAAAAAGAGTTTCGTGCCGCTGGGTATGGAGCTTTCCAGTTTGAAGAAAAGGGAGATGGCCAAGATAAAATCTTGCTTGTGGGGTTGATGACCGAGGATCTGTCGCCTCAACGCTTTCAAGATGGCTTGGAAGAACTCGTTCGTCTAGCCGAGAGTGCTGGGGGAACCGTTTTGGAAACTATGATTCAGAAGCGATCGCAACCTCATCCTCAGACAGTTGTGGGGCAGGGGAAAGTAGATGAAATTGCCCAAAAAGCCCAAGCGATCGGCGCAAACTTAGTGGTGTTCGATCGCGATATTTCAGCCTCGCAGATTCGGAATTTGGAAGCCCAAATGAACCTGCGAGTGGTTGACCGTACCGAATTAATTCTGGATATTTTTGCCCAGCGCGCCCAGTCGCAAGCAGGCAAATTACAAGTTGAACTTGCCCAGTTGGAATATATGTTGCCGCGACTACGGGGCCGAGGGCAGGCGATGTCTAGGCTGGGGGGTGGTATTGGCACCAGAGGTCCAGGAGAAACCAAGCTAGAAACAGAGCGTCGGACGATTCAGCGGCGAATTAATCAACTGCAACAGGAAGTAAACCAGTTGCAAGCCCACCGTTCTCGCCTACGTCAACAGCGTCAACATAACGAAATTCCTACGGTTGCCTTAGCAGGTTATACCAATGCGGGCAAGTCTACTCTGCTCAATACCTTAACTCACGCGGAAGTTTATACTGCCGATCAGTTGTTTGCCACCCTCGATCCCACCACGCGGCGGCTGGCGATCACCGATCCAGAGACGCAATCTCAGCGATCGCTCCTCCTCACAGATACGGTCGGCTTTATACATGAGCTGCCACCACCCCTGATGGATGCTTTCCGGGCAACTTTGGAAGAGGTGACAGAAGCCGATGCAGTTCTACATGTGGTAGATCTTTCCCATCCCGCTTGGGAAAGCCATATTCAGTCAGTCCAAGTAGTTTTGGCAGATCTTCCGACCGTTTCTGGTCCCACTTTGCTGGTATTTAACAAAGTAGATCAAGTGGAAAGTGAGGCTCTAGCGGCTGCTCAGCAAACTTATCCAGATGCGGTCTTTATCTCCGCTACCAAAGGGCTGGGTTTAGAAACTCTGAAGCAGCGCTTACTGCATATTGCCAAGCCTGCTACGGATGCCAAGGTAACTGAAGAAGTTTAG
- a CDS encoding MBL fold metallo-hydrolase: MTDSSTLVLPAENHSPDIANGSIFFIGTATVILRYAGFTILTDPNFLHQGDHVHLGYGLRSARVTNPAIEIEELPPLDLVVLSHMHEDHFDRIAEQKLNKTVPIVTTQHATEKLQKKGFQATYALDTWETITIKKGGVQLRISAMPGRHGPGALATLLPPVMGSLLEFQNSAREPLFRLYITGDTLVYEEIKEIPKRHPQIDLALLHLGGTKAFGVLLTMDGKQGVEMVRLIAPKTAIPIHYNDYTVFKSPLEEFQQAIAAAGLDTQIEYLSHGDTYQFAVPANRHSG; this comes from the coding sequence ATGACTGACTCAAGTACCTTAGTTTTGCCAGCTGAAAACCACAGTCCTGATATTGCGAATGGTTCCATTTTCTTTATTGGCACTGCGACTGTCATTCTCCGGTACGCTGGGTTCACTATCCTGACCGATCCTAACTTCTTGCATCAAGGTGATCACGTTCATTTAGGATATGGGCTGCGTTCCGCACGAGTCACAAATCCCGCAATCGAGATTGAGGAGTTACCTCCGCTCGATCTCGTCGTACTCTCCCACATGCACGAAGACCACTTCGATCGTATTGCCGAGCAAAAGCTGAACAAAACTGTTCCCATTGTCACTACCCAACATGCCACTGAAAAGTTGCAGAAAAAGGGATTCCAAGCGACCTATGCTTTAGACACCTGGGAAACTATAACCATAAAGAAAGGAGGGGTGCAGCTCCGCATCAGTGCCATGCCCGGAAGACATGGGCCTGGAGCTTTAGCTACTTTACTCCCTCCGGTGATGGGTAGCTTATTAGAGTTCCAAAATAGCGCTAGGGAGCCTCTGTTTCGCCTCTATATTACGGGTGACACATTGGTTTATGAGGAAATTAAAGAAATCCCGAAACGTCATCCTCAAATTGATTTAGCATTGCTGCATTTGGGCGGCACCAAAGCATTTGGTGTGTTACTCACAATGGATGGTAAGCAAGGCGTAGAAATGGTGCGATTAATTGCCCCCAAAACTGCCATCCCCATCCACTACAACGACTACACCGTCTTCAAATCTCCCTTAGAAGAATTCCAGCAGGCGATCGCTGCCGCAGGACTAGACACCCAAATCGAATATCTCAGCCACGGTGATACTTACC